The Mustela nigripes isolate SB6536 chromosome X, MUSNIG.SB6536, whole genome shotgun sequence genomic sequence aTGAATGAGGGCAGTATCCCCAGGAGGCCCACCCTTAGGGGAAGCCCTGTCCCGCAGAGAGAAGCCTCCCCAGAAGCAGCCTCACATCCTCGGCAAAGCATCACGTCCTGCTGGTGGACCTGTCTTGACGTGTAGTCACGCCCCGCCCCGTACGAAGGACAAGTCCTTCCAAGACAAGTCCTTGGCTTCACTAGCCCAGCAATCCTTACGCGccccctctgcccgcccccccctcctctcccaggtCATCCTGACCCCACCCGAGGCCCAGAACCCTAAATCAGAAGAGCTGAATGTGGAGCCCGGGTCGGGCAGGCCACTGCCCCCAGAAGTGAAAGTGGACGGGCCCAAGGAAGAGTTGGAAGCCGCAGTCGGTGGGGAGGCGGGGTTTGTGCAGGAAGCCGCTAAGGCCGGGCCGGAAGTCCCTCCTGCGGAGGGCGTGCCAGCCCGGCTGCCCGCGGTCGTCATGGAGACTGCAGCGCCGGTGGGCGGCCTTCCGGCTCCCACTGCTTCCAGCACAGAGATTGCTCAGCCTCAGAAGGGCCGGAAGCCTCGGGACCTGGAGCTTCCACTCAGCCCCAGCTTACTGGGTGGGCCAGGACCCGAACGGACTCCAGGATCGGGAACTGGCTCTGGGCTGCAGGCGCCGGGGCCAGCGCTGACCCCGTCCCTGCTACCTACGCACACATTGGTGAGTGCCTGTGAAGGGGTGGGGCGGGCAAGGGAGGAGCTAGACTGGAAGGGCCAGTGCAGTCATCTCTGGGTGAGCGGGAGGGTGGAGCCTCCGAGTGCCATTGACTAGAGGGGCAGGGCTTGATTAatggggagggcggggagggcgaGCTGGTCTCTAGTTCCCCGGGGCAGAGAGTGCCTTTTGGAATGATGGGCAGGTCTCGGGGGCTTTGTGGGCGGGGACCGAGAGGCCTTGGGCAGGGCAAAACTGTTTCCTGGGTTGGGGCATGGCTTGGGGATCCTGCGTGGGGCTTTTCGGGCTGGGATTTCCTTAGTGGGTTTCCTGTGAGGTGTATGAGTTGGTGGGATGTAAGAGTTGGAGGTAGATCCTAAGCTGATGGGATGGTGATGTGTGAGGTTTGAGAACAACATGCGGATGGGGTCTTGTAGGTGGTCTCGCCCAGTGAAGCTGGAGGTGGGCTCTCAGGAGCTGGGAGGGGTTGTCTGTAACATTGGAGAGGTGTCCTGGGCTTAGCAGTCAGGGGGTAAGCCTGTGCACTTTGGGAGGGTGAGCTCAGAAGGCTGAGTGGGAAATCTGGTGGGACTGGAGCCAAGTTCCTTCCATCTTCCCACACCTGCTCTCTACTCACTTGAGCTCCAACCACCCCTTCCCTGCAGACCCCGGTGCTGCTGACGCCCAGCTCGCTGCCCCCCAGCATTCACTTCTGGAGCACCCTGAGTCCCATTGCACCCCGTAGCCCAGCCAAGCTCTCCTTCCAGGTAGGATCCCCTTCCCCCATGTCGGAGAGGGTGAGAGACCCCAGCATGGCCCCATGCGTGATCTTTCCCTATTTCTGTCCCCAGTTTCCGTCCAGTGGCAGCGCCCAGGTGCACATCCCTTCCATCAGCGTGGATGGCCTCTCAACCCCCGTGGTGCTCTCCCCAGGGCCCCAGAAGCCAtgattaccaccaccaccaccacccccttctGGGGTCACTCCATCCATGGCCCTGAACTTCTCTCCAGCCAGCCGTCTCAAGGAGAAACATAGTTCAGCTGACAGACTTGTGCTCTAGTTGTGGTGGGGTAGGGATTCATAGGAAAGATCTTTTAGTAACCCTTCCACAGGAAACATACAACTTCTCTCTTCTTGGTCAGTTCCCCAGTGGCCGCCCTTACACGTCTCCTACAGCAGTGGTGGGGacggtttatttatttattttttgaaggccACTGAGAGGAGCTTGGCCCAACCCTTTTGAGGGTTTGGTGAGGACATCTCCCCCATCTCCACATTTTCTCCCAAGATGAGACAATCGGGGTCTGGCTTGAGAAGGacctttctttatttatttctcagccGGCCCTTGGAAAGCTGAGGGAGCCCTGTCTCCATTTTGGGGTGTGAGTGGAAAAGGTAGCTTGTTGTTGTTTATTATTCCTGGCCACACCCAATGACCCAGGAAGAATTTGTGCCATTCAGCAGTTTGGGAATCTTGGCCAAGGAAAGACTCACACCCTTGAAGTAGGAAtttccaccaccaccatcccccccAGATACCACCTTTTCGGCAGGGGAGGAATGCCCCTTTTGTTCTCCTCCCCCGAGAAGCCATTCCTGTGTCTGCCAAACTCCTGGGGTCCTGCCTGTTACCTCCCAATGGAGGGTTTTTTTGGGGAGTTGGTTCCCGTCTGGGGGACCCCTCCAGCCAGTACTCCAGGTCTCCTTGTCCCCCACCCCTTGCCATTTTGATagtataatctatttttaaacagGGCTTTTCAATAGGGGAGAGGAAAGCATCTCTTCCTATATCTGagatggggtgggtgggaaggaagggatTGGGGGGGGAGGGTCTTCCTGCCACCCCCAAGTGTTTATTTTTGATACCAAACGTGTATTttcagctccctccctcccagccccccaatTTCCTGCGGGCGGGTACAAAGGACCCTTTAAGTGTCCCTGGAgttgggagggaggaatgggggaCATAAATCCTGTCCTATCTGAATTCCAGGCTGGAGAGGGTGGGTTCACAGGACTCCTGGGCTCACCTCCTGTCAGCACCGGcccagcctgggcctggggaCCTGGGGGTTGGTGATTTGGGGGACGGTGCTACACCTGTCTCCACTGTTTGTTTTACTTCCCCaaaaatggatcttttttttttctaagagtccCAGAGAATGGGGAATTGTtcctgtaaatatatatttttaaaggtgatgCTGGAGGCTGCTAGCCTTTTTTCCCCCGAAGCCATTGGGACTGACTGTGACAGGCATGAGCTTCTGTGAAAGGCAGCGAGGGTGTGAAATTGACCGTGAGAGAGAGTGTGATGGTGTGCATGGGAGACTGCAGACTGGTAGCCCCAGTGTGCGAAGAAGAGAGAAGGTGTGGAAAGCTACGactgcgtgtgcatgtgtgtgtgaagtcgcgcacgtgtgtgtgtgtgtgtgaagtcgCATGTGTTTGTGAGTGGCAGCTGTAACCACAAATGACACCAGGCCTATGTAAGAAATGATGGCCCTGTGCCCGAAAATCACTGTGAGACCGAGTCCGGATTAAGGTTCAAAAGTCTGGAGGTATGTGGGACGTCCCGTTTAGGCACAGGCAGCGGGAACGGCACCCCCGACACCGTCTGACAGGCTGATGGTGGTAAGCAAGACAGACTGAGTGACCAGAACAACATGTGGTCCCGTATGGGCATGAAGGTGTGACCATGAAGATGGTCAGGGACCAGGTGCCAGCGAGAAGGTTGCCTATAAATAAGCAAGTGACTGCGTTTGGGAGATGGATGGTGTGTGAAACTTCATGCAAGGCTGTCGTAGTGACTGAGGTCCTGGAAGCCTTGTGGAAAAGAGCTGTTTGTGTGAGAGAAAATGGCTGTGAGGTCCAAGATCCAAGAATGCGTGACCGTGTGTGTGAACACCGTTCATGTGAGACTGGCAAGACTGTgtgagaaactgaagaaaaattgGCTCTGACGGAGGGGGAGCATGAGGctgtaagagtgtgtgtgtgtgtgtgtgtgtgtgtgtgtgtgtgtgtgtacctgagACCAGTGGCAGATTGGTTACAGTTACTACTCCAGTCTGGCCCAGAGGTTCAGGGACTGGGACAGCATGAGAGAAAAGGATGGCAAGGCCGAGTGACTGAAACAGTATGAGAGACCACATAAGTGTCTGAGTGAGAGCCAAGGAGGAGCCTGGTGCCACGTGAGAGAAGAACCAACAGCCGAGCAGTGTGGGCACGTGTGCAGGTATGCGAAACATGTCATGAGGGACTTCAGTGGGACGCCTTATGTGAAGACAAGACCCTGGGATTGGGGGGATTGGTGTGTGGGAGAAGTGGGTGAGGCCCTAGTCGTGTTCAAGTGTTGCTGCTGAGGAAACGATGGCGTAAAGGACCAAGGCCAACCGGCAAGACTGTGTGAGAACCTCAGAGCACTTGGGAGTTAGTGACCACAGATGGCAGAGGCTGACTGAGGAAAAGTGACAACGATGGTGAATAGGCGGCCGAGGCAGTGGCTGAGAGATTGGTTATGTGGGGGTGCGTGTGAATGTCTCTGCAAGACACTTAGAGGCCATAAATGAGGCCTGGGTGTGCCGCTCGCCACTTGAGATGTGAGATGAGGTGACTGAAGCAGCGTCTGAGGCGCTGTGTgatggtgtgtgcgtgtgcatctTAGCTTCCACCAGGGACTGTGGGTGTGCGAGATGGGGGCCTGGGTGAGAAGGAGTAGGAGAGGTGGTGATTGAGTTCGTGTGCGAGAAAGTTCCCGAGAGACCAGCAGGGGCTGTAAATCAGGGACTGAGTGGTAAAAACATCTAAAGGCGTGactgcatttgtgtgtgtgtaagaaactGGTAAGAGATGTTGGTGATCGTGGCTGAATGAGGGAGGCTGTTAAGacatgagcatgtgtgtgtgtgtgtgtgtgtgtgcgcgcgcgagACACTATTAGTAGGAGACCGGGAATCCATGACAGAGAAAATGACACGAGCGTGGGACTGAGGGCCAGTCCAAGAGGCTGTGGGACTGAGTATGTATGTGAGTATGTATGTGAGCCTGTTCCTAAGCCTCCTGGTAGAGGCTGCAGGTCCAGAATTGTGTGTGTAACTGTGTTAAGgaagaaaagtaagagaaaatgaCCAAGACCAAAGGAGACTGTATGAGAGACCACGGATCGAATGTGCCAGGCATGGGAAAAAAGCCACTTCCTGCATTGGTCTCTCCTCCTCCAACCACTGGACTGTCCTCTCCCAGTTCTCCAAAATTTGAAATTCTGGAGTTTCCCAGGGCCTCACCTAGGATTCTCCTCCCCGTCCAGTCCCAGCACTTGAGACACAACTTGATCCCCCACCGGTGGCGCCCACATTTTTTACCTCCATTTTTGACTCTTCTTTGTCACACGCATCGGACTCTCTCTAGAATTTTGACGAGTGGTTTATCTGTCCAGTGCTTGATTATTGAGCCTGGCAGACCCAGCAGTTACCAAACCAGACACAAACCCCTGCCCTTTGGCAAGCAGGTGTTTTAGTGAGGCCAATGGACAAGAAACAGATAAGTATGTCATCATCAGTGCAATAATTTCATGAGAAAAGACTTGGCTCATGCTGTTTAGATAAGAAATCTGCAGTCATTTCATTGCGCAAACATAGGGAAAGAAAGCACCAACAGTTCTCTTCCCACGGGGAGTTCTCGGGGTATACCGTTTAGGTGCAAAGGAAGTATTGATTTTAACATTACCGGGGCAACCAGTGATTAGAAAAAACAGCCAACCAGAATCACAGGTTTCTGGGGGAATTTCTTTCCACAGGATAACACAGCGCTGAGGTCTAAAGTCTTGGAATCTTAACAAAGCCCCTTTGTTCAAAGCGTACTTCCAAAAACACGCCTGTCTGATCAGGAAACAGTACATGTGTAATGGATACAGATGTCAACACACCTTATCGCCCCATAACGGCAGaccaaaattcttgaaaaaattatcttttaacaaCCTGACCAAATCAAAGTCTATTACTCTGGGCTAATTTACAGAACAGTACCTCACCCTCCACGAATGCAGAGCAAACAAGACCTTGCCTTCCTAACTTTCTTTGACTCCTTTTTGTTCATTAAAGAGATTCCTGGTTTTAAAGtgagctctggagttccactcaTCAGGGCtaataagaaacaagaaaagaggaggctcctggccagctcagttggaagagcatgcaactctggatctcaggggtTGGGAGTTCGAGCCCtatgtttggtgtagagattactttaaaaaaaaaaaaaagaaaagaaagaaaagagtgggTCCGTGGAGCTTGGTTTTACCTGCATGGAAAGGGGCTAAAGAGGACTGAACAGTAAAAGAAGGAGCACTTAGCATCATCTTTACAGATGACGTCTACAAAGAATAAGAAGTGTCAGTGGCTAGAATGGCTCTTGAAGTGTGTctcccagaccagcagcagcagcgtCCCCCCAGGAGCCTGTtagaaatctttagaaaaaagaaagaaagaaagaaagaaagaaagaaagaaatatacattcTCGTGTCGTGCcccagacctacagaatcagaaacgGGGGTCGGGCGCAGCACTCTGTGATTGGACATaccttccagatgattctgaggCACACTAAGGTTTGAGAGCCCCTGCACTACAGAGTGACAGGGGTCCCATACAAAAAGGGTAGCTGGGGAAGGCCTCAAGAGTGGGGACattctgtgtctgtctcttttAGAGCATAAGCCCCTCGAAGGCCAGGATTTCTGACCGTCTTACCATCTGCTCTGTCCAGTGCCAGGAACAGCATCTGACACCCAGTAGGGGCTTAGCAGGTATTGAATGGAGTTTTTTAACACACagcacctactgcatgccaggtactgttctgaGGACTTAAAAAACCTTAAACTCCCAATCTTTGCAACGAACTCTGCTGTAGGCTGGCGGGGAGGGGTTGTCCCCATCCCCAGTTACTCTGAAAGAACACAGCCAAGCTGAttccctcccccaggccagtGGGAGGGGGTGTTCCCAGCTGGAGCCCTGGGACAGCCGAAATCCCCAATTCACTCTCAAACCCTCTCCCCACACTCTTTTCAGTTCCCCTTCTCACTTCCCCCGCTGCTgacctgccctgccctggctgACCGAAGGCAACCTCACTCTCAGGAAAGGGGATGAAGCAGTGATCTCGCTGCCTGCCCCACTCAGGAGCACCGCACTGAGCTCCTTTCACCCTTGTGAGGTTGACCCCATCGTGGTAGAGACCGCatttccgggggggggggggggtgaggctCAGTGAGGTtcaagcaacttgcccaaggtcacacagctgggaagtttATGCTCCATCTCCTCTCAGTAAGAATGTGCCCAGGGGACACTGATTGAGTGCTAAAGATATGGTGCGCAGGGCGTGTTTGCTGGGGATACAGTGACCAGCAAGATCGGACCAAGAGTGAGACAGGAAGTTGGTGGGAAGCAGGAGGCTTCAGGGCAAAGGTGCCAGTAGAAAAGTCGGAACTGCTGGGACCCTGCATGGTGCCCTTCGCACcgccgggccccccccccccccccgcctcccccgccccctccattCCCAGCTGCCCTTTACCCGCCCACTTCCTCCTGGTCCAGTTCCTCTTTGCCACGGATCCCAGAGCCAGGTCAGTCTGTACAAAGCCAGGCCTCCTCCCCGGTAGGGTGGCAGTGCTCAACATGGGCATCCGGGGACACGTTcctcagctgctgctgctgctgctcatcCTGCTGCCGGCCACAGGTGAGTGCAGGAGGGTCCAGCTGGCCCGCAGGGGCGCCAGGACTCATCACACCGCTGACCATGTCCCCCACCCTATTCCAGACTCAGCCACCGTATTCTGCTACACCGAGTATGAGGAGTCCTCCGGCATGTGCAAGGGCCTCCTGGGGGGAGGTGTCAGTGTGAAAGACTGCTGTCTCAACCCTGCCTATGGCTTCCAGGAGCCTGGCAGCAAGCTTTGTCAGGCATGCAGGTGAGGGGGAGCCTGGGGTACAAGGGCCACCCAGAATTGGGCCCTCTCCTTCTCTGGAGTTTCCAAGGGTGACTCCAAGTCTCCAATTGCCACCAGAGCTTGgggtttctcagccttggctCTACTGACATTGAGGGCCagaaaattctttgttgtgggagcCTGACCTGTGCTTTGCAAAGCCGGTGTTttgcagcatccctggcctcccaTTAGACGCCAGGAGCAACTTCCCCCAAACCGATGGTGACAGCCAAAACCCCCCAGATATTTtcaaaaccccccccccccccccccgctccagGGCAGAGTCACCCCtgcttgagaaccactgccatAACTTACATTTACTGAGCCCCTCCTGCCTACTGGAAGCATTGCAGAGGTCAGGCATAGTTGGAGGATTTCTGAGGGTGGCTTTAGGCTCCTAATCATGATGCCAGCCTACATGTAATGAGCCCTTACTGTATGCCAGACATGTTTTCCCACAGCTTAGCATATATCCCAGATACACCATGGGAGTGGGGAGCTTGAGGGTTTTGGAAGGCAGCCCCGGACCCCTAGTAAGGTCAACAGTTGACAGCTATTTAGTATTATGCCGTGCATGGAGCCAGGGAGAGATCTGgagtatttctcttctttttttttttaattttttaaaagattttatttatgtatttgacagacagagatcacaagtaggcagaggggcaggcaaagagaggaggaagcaggctccctggtgagcatagagcccgatgtggggctccatcccaggacctgagccgaaggcagaggcttaacccacggagccacccatgcgcccctggagtatttcttttcttaaatttttttttttttttcttgagagagagcaggaggaggggcagagggagagtttcacatgctcagtgtggagcctgatgcggaactccatcccacgaccctgagatcatgacccgagccaaaatcaagagttggttgctcaactgactgagacagccaccccccgccgccccaggtgccccagacctgGGGTATCTCTGACAGGGTCTCTGAGCTCACTGGGACCATGGCTCCTATTAAGAAGTTTCCATTTGCCAGCTACCAATCATGGTGGTGGCCTGGTAGGTTTCTGAAGCAGTTATGGGCCCTTAGTCCTACATTTGCTTACTGCATGTCTGGAACTAGCCTTGGGGGACTTCAAAGGGTTCCAGGTCCCCAATCATGAAGGTCAGTGGTATTATTAAGTACTTACTGTGTGCCCTCCTCTTCCCGTTCGATCCCCAGCATCCCTGAGGGGTAGGTGCTCTGATCAATCCATTCCACGTGCATTTATCCTGCACACCCGCCTATGCCTGCCCTCACCCTGCAGTCCCGTACaccgcccaccccccccccccccaccctggccagCTCAGGCTAGGGTAGCACACGTGTGCTCCCCTCGACAGGCTCCCACGATGGTCCCAGTGGTCTGCATGGGCCCCCTGCTCGGTGACCTGCACCGAGGGATCCCAGTTGCGGCACCGGCGCTGCATAGGCCACGGTGGGCAGTGTGCTGAGAAGGTGGAGCCTGGAACCCTGGAGTGGCAGCTGCAGGCCTGCGAGGACCAGCCGTGCTGTCCTGGTGAGGAGGCTCAGCGAGGAGGCCGAGCACTGTCAGTTGGCTGGCCCTGGGAATTCACAGTCAGGGCAGGGGCCCAGAGGGTAGGACCACGCCATCTGACGTTTGCGAAGTGCTGAGGAAGAGGCCGGTGGGGTTGGAGGAGAGCTGTGGGAAGCAAGGTCCAAGGAGAGACCCTCCTCCCCCCTCATCCTTGTGGGCCATGGTGAGGACACTGGCTTTTACTGGGTGCTGGCGGGCAGAAGAGAGATGTGATCTGACTCCAGGTGTGACAGATCCCTCTCACTGTCCGGAGGAGGGCAGATGGTCTGTGGTGAGGGCTGAAGCAACAGGACCCACGGGAAGGCAATGGCGGTGGATTGTGTGTGGTGGAGGACGTGGGGCACACAAGGAAGCAAGGACCCCTGAATGATGGCCCCActtccctcctgtcccctctcttctctcccacagAGATGGGTGGCTGGTCTAACTGGGAGCCCTGGACGCCTTGCTCTGTCACCTGTTCCAAAGGGACCCGGACCCGTCAGCGAGCATGTAATCAACCTGCCCCCAAGTGTGGGGGCCACTGCCCAGGAATGCCACAGGAGTCTGAGGCCTGTGATACTGAGCAGGTCTGCCCCAGTAAGTGAAGGTCACTGATGCAGGCACCGGGGACGGGTCTGGGGGGTTACGGCAGGGAACTTCCAGGGTGGGAGGACTTCAGCACACTGTGACCATACTTGGTGTCTCCCCACACCCCCTATCCCACTACAGTACATGGGGCATGGGCCGCTTGGGGTCCCTGGGGCCCctgctcagggtcctgcaatggcGGACCCAAAGCGCCTACCCAGAGACGAAGCCGCACGTGTTCTGCACCTGAGCCCTCCAAGGAGCCTCCTGGGAAGCCATGCCCAGGGTCGGAGCACGACACCCGGCCCTGCTCCAGCCTGCCACCCTGCCCAGGTACACAGGGATGAGGCCCCTGACACTCTGTTTTTGATTCAGGCACAGATGCTCTGCCGTCTCAGGGGACAGAGATCTTCTAGCATGTGATCATGGAACGCTTCAGTTTGGGGCAGTCTGCTTCAAGGGTCTAGAGGCTGAGGCgggtgggggatggaggtggCCTTTCTTCTCAcacctatcccccacccccacagtggctgggggctggggggcatgGGGCCCCATGTCCTCCTGCCCTGTGACCTGTGGCCTGGGTCAGACCCTGGAAAGCCGGAAGTGTGATCACCCTGCGCCCCAGCATGGGGGCCTCCCCTGTGCTGGTGAGAACACTCGAACCCACATCTGCAACACAGCCGTGTCCTGCCCTGGTCAGTAGCTCGAGATGTGCCGTCTCTGTGCCTAagcccctcacccacccctgcTGCCCGGTTCCCACTGCTGATGCTTTGTTCCTGCCTCAAATGCCCCCATTCCCAGCCCCAATGCCTCGGCCCCCATCTCTCCTCACTGCCACCCCTTACCCCAGTCATCATTCCTTCCTCCAAATCCCCTCACTGGCTCCCTGTCTCTGCAGTGGATGGAGAGTGGACCTCCTGGGAGGAGTGGAGCCCCTGCACCCGTAGGAGCGTAGGCAGTATAAGCTGTATGGAGATCCCAGGCCAGCAGTCACGCTCGAGGAGCTGCAAGGGCCGTGATTTTGGTGGCCGGCGGTGCCCCGGGGAACAGCAAGACATCCGTCATTGCTATGACATCCAGCGCTGTAGATGTGAGTGCCCCCCACAGACTCCACTGTGAGGATGGG encodes the following:
- the CFP gene encoding properdin, giving the protein MGIRGHVPQLLLLLLILLPATDSATVFCYTEYEESSGMCKGLLGGGVSVKDCCLNPAYGFQEPGSKLCQACRLPRWSQWSAWAPCSVTCTEGSQLRHRRCIGHGGQCAEKVEPGTLEWQLQACEDQPCCPEMGGWSNWEPWTPCSVTCSKGTRTRQRACNQPAPKCGGHCPGMPQESEACDTEQVCPIHGAWAAWGPWGPCSGSCNGGPKAPTQRRSRTCSAPEPSKEPPGKPCPGSEHDTRPCSSLPPCPVAGGWGAWGPMSSCPVTCGLGQTLESRKCDHPAPQHGGLPCAGENTRTHICNTAVSCPVDGEWTSWEEWSPCTRRSVGSISCMEIPGQQSRSRSCKGRDFGGRRCPGEQQDIRHCYDIQRCRLKGSWSEWSSWGLCMPPCGPNPVRTRQRRCTAELPKFAPTITVVEGQGEKNMTFWGTPFPRCEPLQGQRLVVEEERPCLHVPACQDPADEKL